The nucleotide window AGGGCCCGCCTGGGGACCGCACCCGCCGCCGACGAGCCCGTGCTGGCCGAGATCAGGGCCGCGGGCGCCGACCTGCTCGACCGGGCCCGGACCACGCTCGCCCGGGCCCGCGAGGCGGGTCGCCAGGTCGGTCCGGAGGCGCTCGCCTGGCTGGCCCGGGCCGAGGCCGAGTGGGCACGACTGGAGGGCCGGGCCGACCCGGAGCGCTGGGCGGCCGCGGCCGACGCGTTCGCCTACGGCTACGTGTACGAGGAGGCGCGCTCGCGCTGGCGCCTGGCCGAAGCGCTGCTGGCCGAGGGCAGGCGCGACCAGGCCCAAACCGAGGGCAGGCGCGACGAGGCCCTGGCCGCGGCCCGCGCGGCCCACGCCACCGCCGTGCGGCTGGGCGCCGAGCCGCTGCGGGCCGCGGTCGAGGCGCTCGCCCGCCGGGCCCGCCTCGACCTCGGCCCGGCCATGGCACCCAGCCCGGCGGCCGCCGGCCTGACCCCTCGCGAGCTCGAGGTCCTCCGCCTGGTGGCCGCCGGCCGGTCCAACAGCCAGATCGCCGGCGAGTTGTTCATCAGCCCCAAGACGGCCAGCGTCCACGTCAGCAACATCCTGGCCAAGCTGGGCGTCCACACCCGGGTCGAGGCGGCCGCCACGGCCCACCGGCTCGGTCTGGACGGCGAGGGTTCCTAGCCCAGCCTACCCCGCGCCGAGCGCGACGAAGGACCAGCCGGTGGCGGCCATGACGGGATCGGCGTCAAGGCTCCAGCGGGCGTCGCGCAGCGACTCGGCCAGCGTGGCTCCGTGCCGCAGCCGCTCGTGCAGGGCGAGCATCAGCGGCACCACCGCGCGGTCGTTGACCGGGACCACGCTGGCGACGATCCCCACGGTGCCGAGCGGGACCAGGCTCGAGGTGAGGCCGAGCAGCTCGTCGGCGCCGACCGGGGCCAGCAGCCCGGAGTCGCAGCTCGGCAGCACCAGCCGGTACGGCGCCCGGCGCAGCCGCTCGAGGTCGTGCACGGTCAGCGGCCCGTCGTCGAGTCGGAGCGAGGAGAACAGGGGGCTGTCGGCGCGGAAGCTCCCGTGGGCGGCGACGTGGGCGAGCCAGGCGCCGTCGATGGCGTCGAGCACGCGGGCCGCGGTGGCCCTGCCCCGGTCGAGCACGGTGACGCTGTCGTACTTCCCGGCCAGCGCGGGCACCTCGGCGCCGCCTGTGTCCAGGTCCGGCCCGACCACCAGGACCACGTCGCGGCCGGCGGGCGGCACGGCCCGCCGCGCGCGCAGCCAGACGTTGGCGGAGGGCGCGACGCTGAGCACGCGGTCCCGCAGCGAGGGCAGGAGCGCCCAGGGGACCGCGTGGAGCCGGCCGGGCGGGGCGACGACCACAGCACCGTCGCCCAGGTGCCGGCTGGCCGGCCCGAGGAACAGCTCCTCGAGCCGCCGGCCGGTCCCCTCGAGCAGGGCGAGCGTCGCCTCGGCCCGCTCCGCCGAACCGCTGTAGGCGAGCCGCCGCAGCCCGAACCGGGCGAACTCGACCTCGCGCTTGGCCTCGTCGGCACGACCCGCCGCGAACCTGCGCACCTTCCCCGCCCCGCAGACCAGGACGTGCAGGTCGCCGTCGACGTCGACGATCTCGACCAGCAGGGCTGGGCCGAGCTCCTCGAGCAGCGCCCCGACATCGAAGCGGCTGCCGGCGTGGTCGGCGGTGCCCGCGGTCCCGCGGGCCTGCATCACCCGGGTGCGGATGGCGTGCTCCAGCCGCCGCTGCTCCCGCTGGAGCGCGCCCGTCGGCGTGCCCTGGGCCCGCGCCTGCTCGAGGCGGCTGGTGACCTGGCGCACCGCGGTGAGGTCGGCCTGGAGCTGGTGGTCGTCGGGCGGGCGGACCGGCGGGACGGCCATGGCCGTCGCCCGCCAGCGCTCGCTCCAGGCGAGCAGGCGGCGGGCTGCCCCTGCCCGCACGGCCTGCCGCTGCGCGAGCGCTGCCAGCTCGGCTCCCTGCGCGGTGGCGAGCGCCCGCAGCTCCGAGGCGCCCAGGGTGAGCCGGTGCTCGTCGAGCAGGTCGAGCCCGCGCCGGCAGGCGTCCAGCACGCGGCGCGTGTCGCCGGCCGCCGCGGCCCGCAGCGCCGCCGCCAGCCACCCGGTGGCCCGTGACAGGGCCGGCCCGCGCCGCCGCATCCGCGCCGCGGCGGCGAGATGGCGGTCGGCGTCGGCCAGCCGGCCCAGGGTCAGCGCCGTCCGTCCCGCGAGCAGGTGCGCCCTGGGCGCCTCGCCGGAGCCGAGCGCCTCCAGGTGGGCGGCGGTCCGCCCGGCCCGGCCGAGCAGCCGGCCCGAGGCCATGCCGGCCGTGAAGCTGGCCTGGAGGAGCAGGAGGGTGGCGTGCGCGCGCCACCACTCCCGTTGCTGGCGGCCGAACAGGCGGTTGGCCGCCTGAGCACGCTCCAAGGCCGCCTGGGTGTCCGCGGCGGCAAGCGCGGCGCTCGCCGCGGTGAGCAGCAGCTCGGCCCGCTTCGTGGCCTGCCCGCGGATCTGTTCCAGGCCGCGGATGGCCGCGTCGGCCTCCTGCAGGGCTTCGCGGGGCAGGCCGGCGGCGAGGAGCACGGCGCACCGGTCGATGCTGAGGTCGGGCACTGCCGTGCCCAGGGACTCGTAGCGCCGGGCCGCCTCGTCCAGGTGGGCGAGCGCAACCGGCAGGTCGCCGGTACGGAAGGCGATGAACCCGCGGTTCTGCCTGGCCACGGCGGACTCGAGCTCCTGGCCGGCCGCGGCGAACAACCGCTCGGCCCGGACGACGTCGACGTCGGCGCGCTCGGGGGCCCCGAGCGCGAGGTGGACGAGCGCTCGGAACGTGCGTGCGCGTGCCTCCCAGACCGGGTCACCGGCGCGGGCGAGCAGGGTGACCGCGGGGCGCAGGTCGTCGAGCGCCTCCCGGTGTCGCCCGAGCACCATCATCATGGCGCCCCGCCGCGCCAGGACCTGACCGGCCAGCACGCCGTCGGCCTGCTGCACCGCGGCGTCCAGAGCCGCCAGCCCCGACCTGGTGCGACCGGCGAAGACCAGGGCGATCCCGAGCGTGGCGAGCACGTCCGCCTCGCGGCCGGGCGAGCCCGATGCACGCGCCAGGCTGCGGGCGGTGCGCAGCTCCCGGATGGCCGAGCCCACGTCGCCGAAGTCGCGCAGGACGATCCCCACGACCTGGTGGGCGACCGAGGCGTCGTACGGGCCAGGCCCTGCCGCCAGCACCGCGCGCGCCTGTGTCAGCGCTTCCCTGGGACGGGACAACGCGAGGGGCAGCAGCTCGAGCGGCGCGTGCGGTGCACGGGCGCCCCGGCCTTCTTCCCCGGCCACGTGATGGATGTTAGACCTTGCAGGTCCGCTCGTCTGCAACCTCTCACGGAGGGGAGAACATGGCTGTCGACAACGAGCCACCCGGGCGCTCGCCTACGAGGCTCGAGACCCAGGTCCGCCTGATCGTGGAGGGCCTGAGGCGATCAGAGCCTCCCAGGGAGGTCGACGTGGAACCGCCCGAGTGGCGGGAGAGGGACACCGTCGACTACCTGTACCAGCGCGACGCCATCCTGATCCGTGACGAGGACCTCGACCGGGTCCTGCCGCTGCTGGTGAACCCCGTCGTGCTCGACAGCCTCATCAACGGGCTGACCCTGCTGACGTTCCAGGGGGTGAGGGTGGACGGCGAGGAGCGGCGGGGCCTCACCGTCCCCCAGGTCCTCGCCGTGCTCGACGAGACCGTCGGCGTCGGCGTCATGACCCCCAACCACGTCGTTTCCATCACCCCGGGGGCGACCTACTGCCCGGCCACGGAGCCGGAGGAGACCAGCGCCACCGAGCCCGACCCGGGCGTCTGCCCAGGCCAGCAGGACGGCACCGGTGTGCTCGCGACCGTGGTGGACACCGGGTTGGTGCCTGAGGCGCCCGACCGGCACGCATGGCTTGCGGGGGTGGACGGGGTCGAGGACCCGATCCCCGCCAACCGCGAGATCCCGCCTTACGCCGGGCACGGGACCTTCATCGCCGGCGTGCTGCGCTGCATGGCGCCGGCCTCGGCGGTGTTCGTCGAGCGCGTGTTCAAGCAAGGGGGCGCGCTGCTCGAGTCGGACCTGGTCAAGGCGCTCGACAAGGCGCTGGACCGCACCCCCGACATCATCAGCCTCTCGGCCGGCACGAGGACCCGGTCCAACCTTCCGCTGCTCAGCTTCGAGGCCTTCTGGGAGCGGCGGCTCCGGCACTACAAGGGCGTCGTGCTGGTCGCCGCGGCCGGCAACGAGGGCGACCGCGGCCCGTTCTGGCCGGCGGCCTTCCCCTGGACGGTGTCGGTCGGCGCGCTCGCGGCCAACTGGCGCAGCCGCGCCTCCTTCAGCAACCACGGCGGCTGGGTCGACGTCTACGCGCCGGGTGAGGGGCTCGTCAACGCCTACGCGGAAGGGACCTTCGTCTGCCAGGAGCGGCCGCACAAGGGGGAGAAGCGGACGTTCCACGACATGGCCCGCTGGAGCGGCACGTCGTTCTCGACCCCGCTGGTCGCCGGCCTGATCGCCGCCCGCATGTCGCGGACGGGGGAGAACGGCAGGCAGGCGGCGGAGGCGCTGCTGGCCAGGGCCCATGCCCAGGCCCTTCCCGGCGTCGGCGCCGTCCTGCTCCCGTGCGACGACGGCGACGCCAACGGCGACGCCTGCGGCGGCGGTCACCCACCCGACCGCCGTGGGCACTGCCACCCCCACGGGCGGTGCCGCTGCTGAGCAGGTCACCAGAAGAAGTTCTGTCCGTAGCCCGAGCCCGATGATGCTCCTTCGAGCGTCGGCTGGTCGTCAGGGACCGGCCGGCGCGGCGCGCTCAGCGTCGCTGCGTTCCACGCAGAACTCGTTGCCTTCCGGATCCGCAAGGACCACCCAGCCGGCGCCGTCGGGCTTGCGGTGGTCGGCGACCAGGGCAGCGCCCAGGTCGAGGAGGCGGGCCACCTCCTCGTCACGGGTCCGCTGGGTCGGCACGACGTCCAGGTGGACGCGGTTCTTGACCGTCTTGGGCTCAGGCACGCCGATGAACAGCAGGTTGAGCCGGCCGTCCGGGGTGACCAGCAGCGCCTCGGGGTCGCCTGGCTGGTTGCCGTTGTCCGGGTCCTCCCGGTAGCCGGTGGCCTGGCGCCAGAAGCCGGCCAGGGCATAGGGGTCGGCGCAGTCGAAGGTGACGTTGCGGATGCGCAGCAGGCCGGTCACGGCGGCTGCGTCAGGACTTGCTGCGGGCATGTGGCCTCCAGGGCCGAAGGCTCCCACCCGCGGCGGACGGGCGCGCGCTAGCGGCTGCGGGCTGGGTCCGGGTGGGGTGGGAGCGTCGTGACCGATCGTGGTGGCATCGACGCCTCACCTCCTCGAGCTCCCCGGGCTGCCTGGTCTGATGCCGACGCCGAGGATGCCCGCACCGCGGAGGGGCTGTCAACCGGTTGTCGCCCGGTTGAGAGGCTGTCAACCGGCTGTCGCCGCGGTGGAGCCCGCCGGCAAGGACCCTCTGGCAAGGACCCTCTGGCAAGGACCCTCTGGCAAGGACCCTCTGGCAAGGACCTTCTGGCAAGGACCCTCTGGCAAGGACCCTCTGGCAAGGCGCGGCCCGGGATGCCTGGCGGATCCTGTGACGTTCCCGGGAGCCCGACGGGTCGGCCCCTCGTACCACTGGGGGACGCCACGGGCGATCCGTGCCAAGATGGCTCTGGCAGGAGAGCGAGCACATGCCGGGCCGGTGCGCGAGCCGGCCGGGCGCGCCCGAGCGGGGAGGGATGGGCATGGTGTGGTTCCTGATCGTGCTGGTCGTGATGGGCCTGGTGATCGGCCTGTTGGCGCGGCTGCTGGTGCCCGGGCGGGACCCTCTGAGCCTGCCGGCGACGATGGCTCTCGGGATCGCCGGCACCCTGATCTCGGGGTTCATCGGCCGCGCCTTCTTCGGCGCCGACGGCAGGTTCGGGTCGTGGCTGTTCGCGCTGGTCATCACGATCGTGCTCGTGCTGCTGGTGCGGCGCCTGGCCGCGCGCCGAACCGGCTGGTGACGACCTGGAGCCTCGGCCGCATCGTCATGGTGGTCAAGCCGTCCGGCCTTGTCTCGGGCGCGGCGGTGGCGCTCTGCTGCGTTGCCGGGGCGGCCACCGCAAGACTGCCGTTGGACCCGAAGGGATTGGCGCCGAGGAGGAGGAGGAGGAGGTACGGACGGTCGTCTCAGCCGAGGACACGCGCCACCTCCTCCCCGTTTGGCTGGTCGGCAGAGGTGGCTACTGGCCGCCGATCATGATTGACGGCTCCGGCGCCGCGCCTGCTCTCTCGAACAGCTCCGGGTCGGGCTCGGGCAGGGCCATGGCGCCCGCGCCAGCATGGGGCCGTGGCCGCCGGCGGGAGAACCGTCCCGCGCCGCCACCCCGCCCGCGGTACACCAGCAACCCGTTGACCGGATCCGGGACCGCATCCAGCGCCGCCCGCACGCTGGGCAGGTTGCGGAACAACTCCCACTGCGCGTCGTCGCGGAAGGCAACCTCGAACACCACACCCCAGCGGTGCTGGTGCCAGGCCCAGTCGACCGCGCCATTCGAGATCGCCGACTCGATCAGCGACGAGCTATGGGCATCCTGCCACCGGGCCGCCGACAACGTCCCGTGGAACACCTCAACCGACCACCACTCCATGGTCCTTACGGTAGCCCGTGGCCTTTGGCTGCACCAGGGGGGTGTTGGTGCGCCCGGCTGCTTGAGAGCTCGCGGACCCTGCAGCGGATCGGGGTGAGCTTGTACTCGCGGGTGCTGCTCGGCGCCACGTCGGCCGGGACCCATCGGGACCTGGCGGATGGCAGACTCTCGGCATGGACGATGACCTCGATGCGTTGCTCGGCGAGCAGATCGCCTACTACCGGGCGCGCGCACCCGAGTACGACGAGGAATACGTCGGTCGAGCGTCGTGGGACAGGTTCATCGACGAGCTGCCGATCACCGGGGACATCCTTGAGCTGGCGTGCGGCACAGGACGGTGGACGCCGCTGCTCGCCCGCCGCGCCCGGTCCGTGACCGCCGTCGACGCCGCACCGGAGATGCTTGCGCTGGCAGGCCAGCGAGTCAGGGATCTGCCGGTCGAGCTGGTGGCGGCCGATGTGTTCGGCTGGCAGCCGCCGCGCCGCTACGACACGGTGTTCTTCGCATTCTGGCTGTCACATGTGCCACCCGCGCGGTTCGCCGCGTTCTGGTCCACGGTCAGCGCGGCGCTGGCACCGGGCGGACGGGCCTGCTTCCTCGACACCAGCAACCGTGTGCGAGCAGTCGAAACCGTGCTGCCCGGCCAGCCGGCGCCCACCGTCCGCCGCCGCCTTCGCGACGGCAGCGAGTACCGGGCGGTCAAGGTCTTCTACGGGCCTGCGGACCTTGCGGCCAGGCTTGCTGCGGTGGGCTGGTCGGCAAGCATCCGTGAGGTTGGGGTCGCCCTGCTTGTCGGCGCTGCCCATCCGCGCAGCGGTTGACGCTTCGTGGGGCACTCGCGCTTCACGGTGGGCGACAGCGGCTGGGTGATCAGTGTGGCAGCGGTCCTTCCCCGACTGCCATGAGCGCTCCGACTGCTCCGGCTGAGAGCAGGGTCAGCACCACTCCGCGTCGCAGCAGCAGCAGGAGGGCGGCGGCTGCGGCGAGGACGGCGTACTGCCAGGGTTCGGCGAGCGCGCGCGCGAGTGGGATCGCGGAGCCAAGGATCGCGCCAACGGCCGCCGGGCCGGCACCGTCGAGGAATGCGCGCGCCCGCCGGTCGCTGCGGAGGCGGTCGAAGCGATGTCCGCCGAGGAGGATGAACGCGAACGACGGGGCGAAGGCGAAGACGGCCGCGAGGAGGCCGCCGCCGAGACCTGCAGCCGCGTAGCCGACCGCGGCGACGGTCTGCACGACCGGGCCGGGGGTGATCTGGCCGAGTGCGACCGCGTTCAGGAACTGGCCGCCATTCATCCAGTGGTAGTGGTTGACGGCGTCTGCCTGCATCAGTGGGACGATCACGAAGCCGCCGCCGTAGGAGAGCGCGCCGACCTTGAACGCGACCCAGGCGAGCGGAAGCAGCGCGCCGCCCCCGATCGTGCCAGCTGCCAGTAGCGGGATCGGCGCGGTACCGGCAGCGTTCGTGCCGGCTCGGCGGACGCGCCGCGTGACCAGCTCGAGGGCGCCACAGCCGAGCAGGACGAGCACCAGCAGCGGGCCGACGGTCGCGGTCGCCACGCCTCCGGCGGCGAGGTAGAGCAGCCACCGGGACCGGCTGGCGCGCTGCACCCGTCGCCAACTGGCAGATGCCAGCCTCGAACCGGCCTGCACGGCGACAGCGGCGACAGCGGCGCCCGCGCCCGCGCCGGCCCCCCTCACCCAGCGCGGCGGCGACCCTGCGAGGAACAGCGCGGCCAACGCGAGGATCAGGACCAGGCCGGGGACGATGAACGCGACTCCGCCAACCAGCGAGGCGGAGCGGCCGCGGACCCGCCAGGCGCAGAAGATCGCAAGCTGGGTGGAGGCCGGACCGGGAAGCAGGTTGCAGGCGGCGACCGCGTCCTCGAACTCCTGGGCGCTCAGCCACTGCTTCCGCTCGACGCACAGCTCGCGCAGTAGCGCGATGTGCGTCGGCGGCCCGCCAAACCCGATGCAGCCGATCCGGCCCCACTCCCGCAGCACGGCGAGCAGACCGGGCCGTGGCTGCACCGACATGCCCTCTGCCGGTGTTCCCGATGTCACTCGCGGCTTCCCTCTCGACCGCCCTCCACAGGGCTAGCCCAATCCTGGTCCGTCCACCGAGGCCGTCACGGGCCGCTGTGCCCGAGGCGAGCCGGGCTCTGGGACGGCCGCGCCCGGACCGCATGCTACGTTGAGTCCGATTCCGCCCGGTATCCGGGCGGGACCGGGTCGAGCATGGCAGGGGGTACGGGTGCGCCGAGGGCTCGCGCTCGTCGCGGTCGTGCTGCTCGCCGCGAGCGCCGCGGCATGGTGGGACGGCCAGGTCCGGGCCTCCCGGCCCGCGGGCCTCGACGCTCGGGCCGCGTCCCGGAGCCGGCCGGCACCCGGGCCGCCCGTACCCTCGGCCGGGTCGCTGCCCGCGCGCACGGCACCCGCGCTGCCCGTGCCCAAAGCACCCGCGTCGCCCGTGCCCACGGCACCCGGGCCGCCCGTGCCCGGGGCCTCGTCGCTCCCTGCGCCGCCCGGAGCCGCGCAGCCGCCGGGGCCGCCCGGCTGGTGTGGTACTGCCGCCCCGCTCACTGCCGTCCCCGACCCCGCCACCGCGCGGACCTTCGACCGCGCCGGCGACCCCGGGCCCGGCTGGATCGGCGGTGACGGCAGCTACCCGGTCCGCCTGCCCGACGGGCGCACCGCCTGGTTGTTCGGGGACTCGTTCATCGGTGCCGAGGCGGCCCGCCCTGGCCCGGCCTCCCGAGCCGGCCCCCGGTCCACCCTGCCGGCGCGGCCGGGGCTGGTCCGGAATGCCGTCGTGGTGCAGGACGGCACCCGGCTGACCACCCTGCTCGGCCCGGCCGACCCGGCCTCAGGCAAGCCTCGGGCGCTGCTCCGCCCCGGCGGCGAGCCTGGGGCCTGGTACTGGCCGGCCGGCGGGTTCGTGGAGGACGGCCGGCTCCGGGTGCTCGTGCACGAGTTCCGGCCGGGCGCAGAGCCGGACGGCTTCGAGTGGACCGGACGGAACCGCATCGTCACGCTCGGCCTGCCCAGCCTGGCCCAGCTCGGGGACGCCCCCCTGTACGGCCGGGCCTCGGGCTCCGAGGTGCAGTGGGGGGTGGCCGTGCTCGAGGAGGCGGACTATACCTACCTCTACGGGGTACGGGACCTCGGCGGCCCGTTCCACGTAAAGCACACCCACCTGGCTCGCTTCCCGCACGGCGGCTCGCACGGGTTCTGGCGGTTCTGGGACGGCGCGGGCTGGTCGCCCAGCCCCTCGGCGTCGGCGGCCCTGGTGGGCGTGCCCGGCCCGGGCGGGCCGGTCCCCCTGACCGGGATTGCGGGGAGCGTGGTCAAGCTGGGTGCCGGCTACGTCCTGCTCGCCATCCCCGACTTCGGCACCGCGATCGAGGCGCGCCGCTCGTGCAGCCCGGTGGGGCCGTGGGGGCCGCCGCGGCGGCTCTACGACATCCCGGAGCTGCGCCGGCCGAGTGGCGAGCGGGCCTACCTGGCCCGCGCCTACCCCGACGGCGACAGCCTGCTCGTCGCCTACAGCCTCGGCCCCGGGGGTCCTGGCGGGGACTTCGCGCGGGCCAGCCACTACCGGCCGCGGTACCTCCGGGTCCGGGCCAGTCAGGGGCTGCGGCCCGGGGCCGGCACCGGGTAGCCGGCGGCGCACGCGACCACTCTGCCCCGGTGTCGATCACTTCCCGTGTCGATCACTCCCGGTGTCGATCGCCAGCAGTGTCGGCCACCACGGGTGTCGGCCACCACGGGTGTCGGCCACCAGGGGTGCCGGCCACCACGACGGTCGCGACGGGCATCCCCCCGGCGGCGGCGGGCCCGCGGGCGGCCCTGGTCAGGGGATGGGGAGGTCGCCGAAGGCGTCGCGGATCTTCTGGCGCTCGCGCTGGCGCGGCTGGGTCTCGCCACCTGTGGGAGCTGGTGCACGTGCTGTTCGAGCAGCCCGGCCTGCTCGAACCGGGGGGACGCCGATGAGCGACACGTACTGCGGGCGGGACGGCAGCCCGAAGAACGCCAGCCTGCTCGACCCCGGGGGACGCCGATGAGCGACCAGTTCCTGCTGCCGATGGCGTCCGCGCCGGCCCGGTCGCTGCCCGAGTGTCACGGCGAGGTCTGCGTCACCTGCTCG belongs to Actinomycetes bacterium and includes:
- a CDS encoding VOC family protein, which gives rise to MPAASPDAAAVTGLLRIRNVTFDCADPYALAGFWRQATGYREDPDNGNQPGDPEALLVTPDGRLNLLFIGVPEPKTVKNRVHLDVVPTQRTRDEEVARLLDLGAALVADHRKPDGAGWVVLADPEGNEFCVERSDAERAAPAGP
- the chrA gene encoding chromate efflux transporter, which encodes MSVQPRPGLLAVLREWGRIGCIGFGGPPTHIALLRELCVERKQWLSAQEFEDAVAACNLLPGPASTQLAIFCAWRVRGRSASLVGGVAFIVPGLVLILALAALFLAGSPPRWVRGAGAGAGAAVAAVAVQAGSRLASASWRRVQRASRSRWLLYLAAGGVATATVGPLLVLVLLGCGALELVTRRVRRAGTNAAGTAPIPLLAAGTIGGGALLPLAWVAFKVGALSYGGGFVIVPLMQADAVNHYHWMNGGQFLNAVALGQITPGPVVQTVAAVGYAAAGLGGGLLAAVFAFAPSFAFILLGGHRFDRLRSDRRARAFLDGAGPAAVGAILGSAIPLARALAEPWQYAVLAAAAALLLLLRRGVVLTLLSAGAVGALMAVGEGPLPH
- a CDS encoding GlsB/YeaQ/YmgE family stress response membrane protein, translating into MVWFLIVLVVMGLVIGLLARLLVPGRDPLSLPATMALGIAGTLISGFIGRAFFGADGRFGSWLFALVITIVLVLLVRRLAARRTGW
- a CDS encoding S8/S53 family peptidase; this encodes MAVDNEPPGRSPTRLETQVRLIVEGLRRSEPPREVDVEPPEWRERDTVDYLYQRDAILIRDEDLDRVLPLLVNPVVLDSLINGLTLLTFQGVRVDGEERRGLTVPQVLAVLDETVGVGVMTPNHVVSITPGATYCPATEPEETSATEPDPGVCPGQQDGTGVLATVVDTGLVPEAPDRHAWLAGVDGVEDPIPANREIPPYAGHGTFIAGVLRCMAPASAVFVERVFKQGGALLESDLVKALDKALDRTPDIISLSAGTRTRSNLPLLSFEAFWERRLRHYKGVVLVAAAGNEGDRGPFWPAAFPWTVSVGALAANWRSRASFSNHGGWVDVYAPGEGLVNAYAEGTFVCQERPHKGEKRTFHDMARWSGTSFSTPLVAGLIAARMSRTGENGRQAAEALLARAHAQALPGVGAVLLPCDDGDANGDACGGGHPPDRRGHCHPHGRCRC
- a CDS encoding class I SAM-dependent methyltransferase — encoded protein: MDDDLDALLGEQIAYYRARAPEYDEEYVGRASWDRFIDELPITGDILELACGTGRWTPLLARRARSVTAVDAAPEMLALAGQRVRDLPVELVAADVFGWQPPRRYDTVFFAFWLSHVPPARFAAFWSTVSAALAPGGRACFLDTSNRVRAVETVLPGQPAPTVRRRLRDGSEYRAVKVFYGPADLAARLAAVGWSASIREVGVALLVGAAHPRSG
- a CDS encoding CHAT domain-containing tetratricopeptide repeat protein; this encodes MAGEEGRGARAPHAPLELLPLALSRPREALTQARAVLAAGPGPYDASVAHQVVGIVLRDFGDVGSAIRELRTARSLARASGSPGREADVLATLGIALVFAGRTRSGLAALDAAVQQADGVLAGQVLARRGAMMMVLGRHREALDDLRPAVTLLARAGDPVWEARARTFRALVHLALGAPERADVDVVRAERLFAAAGQELESAVARQNRGFIAFRTGDLPVALAHLDEAARRYESLGTAVPDLSIDRCAVLLAAGLPREALQEADAAIRGLEQIRGQATKRAELLLTAASAALAAADTQAALERAQAANRLFGRQQREWWRAHATLLLLQASFTAGMASGRLLGRAGRTAAHLEALGSGEAPRAHLLAGRTALTLGRLADADRHLAAAARMRRRGPALSRATGWLAAALRAAAAGDTRRVLDACRRGLDLLDEHRLTLGASELRALATAQGAELAALAQRQAVRAGAARRLLAWSERWRATAMAVPPVRPPDDHQLQADLTAVRQVTSRLEQARAQGTPTGALQREQRRLEHAIRTRVMQARGTAGTADHAGSRFDVGALLEELGPALLVEIVDVDGDLHVLVCGAGKVRRFAAGRADEAKREVEFARFGLRRLAYSGSAERAEATLALLEGTGRRLEELFLGPASRHLGDGAVVVAPPGRLHAVPWALLPSLRDRVLSVAPSANVWLRARRAVPPAGRDVVLVVGPDLDTGGAEVPALAGKYDSVTVLDRGRATAARVLDAIDGAWLAHVAAHGSFRADSPLFSSLRLDDGPLTVHDLERLRRAPYRLVLPSCDSGLLAPVGADELLGLTSSLVPLGTVGIVASVVPVNDRAVVPLMLALHERLRHGATLAESLRDARWSLDADPVMAATGWSFVALGAG